From Nitrospinota bacterium, a single genomic window includes:
- a CDS encoding GTP-binding protein, which yields MSKAKFQRTKLHINVGTIGHVDHGKTTLTSAITKVLS from the coding sequence ATGTCAAAGGCGAAATTTCAGCGTACCAAGCTTCATATAAATGTTGGGACGATAGGTCATGTTGATCATGGGAAGACGACGTTGACGTCGGCGATCACGAAGGTTTTGAGC